Within Sorangiineae bacterium MSr11367, the genomic segment GTAACGCACGGTGGTGAGGCCGAGGGTGTTCGACGCATCCATATGGTCCCAAGAACTGTCGCGAAAAACGATGACGTTCTGATTGGGCCCATCGGTGTCGTATCCGACGGTCCCGCACGCGACGGGTCCCAGGTAACTGACCTGGATGCTCACGCGCGATGCGGCATCGCTCGAGCAGGTGGTTTTCGTCCACGTCTCGAAGGCGCGAGTGAACACGCGTTCCGCGTCGGCCAAGGAAACTTGGCGGCTCGCGTCCTTTTGGAGGCTATAGCCGATGCAGGCATTCTTCCAATAGAGCGGCTTGCCATACGGGCAACACGCACGCTGCTCCCGTTCATTCCAACCGGCACACCGATTCGTACCGGGCGGATCGTTGGCCTCACGCCCCGTCATCGTCCGACAAAAGCCGTGCGCGTTCGAAATGGGCCCCAACGTGGCACCTGCCAGCGCCAAGGCAAAAAGCGTATTCCTAAGTTCCATGAAGGCGACGGCACCGCCGTCGTGACATGGAGTGGCCGGCGCACGCCGCTTTTGTGAGGGCGGGCAACTTTTCGCCCGGTGGGTCGATGGCCGAAACGCTGCTGCGCTCGCCGCATTGTCGACGGAGGCTGTCCCGGGACAGGGCCCGTCTTGTCCCGGACAGGGAGCAGTACGCCGGAGGGACACATTTTTCCGTGCGATTGGGTTGGCACCCTGTTGGCAATGCGTCGGGGCAGATCTTTCGTGCGCGGGGCTCCGGACCCCGCGCCCGCAAGGTCGCGGATTTGAATGATGGGTTGCCACAAGGTTCGAGTGGGAGGCAACAGCCCTCCACGTGCCCGTTGACGCGCGGAGCCACCCCTACGGGGGTCCAGCCAGCGGGAACAACACGTAGAGCGGTGATGGGAGGCGCTGCGGGCGCGGACCGGTAGCCGACATCCACGTTGGGGAAGCAGCGCAAAATCTGCTCGCATCTACCGGAACTTCTTACCCCTCATTTTTATCTGGCAAAGAGAAGGCCAGAAGAAGACCGTCTGAGATTGCGCGGAGCGCGTGATCACGCACCCGTTTGTGCCCCGTCCGCCGGGGACGGCGTGCACCGTGGCATCGAGCTCCAGTTCGGTCTCCTCCACGAGATCAGCGAACTAGCCCGACAAGCCCCG encodes:
- a CDS encoding matrixin family metalloprotease, with translation MELRNTLFALALAGATLGPISNAHGFCRTMTGREANDPPGTNRCAGWNEREQRACCPYGKPLYWKNACIGYSLQKDASRQVSLADAERVFTRAFETWTKTTCSSDAASRVSIQVSYLGPVACGTVGYDTDGPNQNVIVFRDSSWDHMDASNTLGLTTVRYDPTTGEMFDADMEINAYQRRPLSIADSLPSGAVDLPSIATHEAGHVLGFAHSSAEDATMFASYRAMTMRDLSPDDTSGICGVYKSDQTRVTAAGPLPADSCDPTPRHGYTGACVSESSSGGGGCSVPGDDSPRSPSPIAVGLSALGLVLLRRMRATTSAD